From the Deltaproteobacteria bacterium genome, the window TGATTTAGCCCGTGAAGCGGAGGCGCTTGAATTTGATTCGGTGTGGTCGCTGGACCGCATCGTCGTGCCGGAAGCCTCAGACCGACAGGCGCTGGGGAAGTCGTTTGGCTTCATGTCGGAATTCCCTAAGAAAGTGTTTTTTAATTCGTATTTTCCGTCGTCACC encodes:
- a CDS encoding LLM class flavin-dependent oxidoreductase, whose translation is MKLALYLPNLRDKITVSEIVDLAREAEALEFDSVWSLDRIVVPEASDRQALGKSFGFMSEFPKKVFFNSYFPSSPSAACAGYWPSTP